In Candidatus Defluviibacterium haderslevense, the following are encoded in one genomic region:
- a CDS encoding trypsin-like peptidase domain-containing protein — MDSYNKMHKYLTFVSLLFASNINVAQTPKVVFNSLGLIAHDNKPIGTAFSVSPNRVVTAAHNLYNKINGQLIDINTLSFTCLEPIKLVRFKILKLDTCYDFAVLEVEEGTILNYLTKGSLRKVNKSEKVKYYGFDFKASEKFGIPQVTSYSSFIDQVNIRKKKACQVKQIQFRGRAYFGFSGGPILNSKNEVIGFISSGLLDDANTVIFGYPVPEF, encoded by the coding sequence ATGGACAGTTACAATAAAATGCACAAATATTTAACTTTCGTATCCCTATTATTTGCATCTAATATTAATGTTGCTCAAACTCCAAAAGTGGTATTTAATAGTTTAGGACTAATTGCGCATGACAACAAACCAATTGGCACAGCCTTCTCTGTCTCGCCAAATAGAGTTGTTACTGCTGCTCATAATCTATATAATAAAATTAACGGTCAACTTATTGACATTAATACCCTAAGTTTTACTTGTTTAGAACCAATAAAGTTGGTACGATTCAAAATTCTAAAGTTGGACACATGTTATGACTTTGCAGTATTGGAAGTAGAAGAAGGAACAATATTAAATTATCTTACTAAGGGTTCTTTAAGAAAGGTAAATAAATCTGAAAAAGTAAAATATTATGGATTTGATTTTAAAGCAAGTGAAAAATTTGGCATTCCTCAGGTGACTTCTTATAGCTCATTCATTGACCAAGTTAATATTAGAAAGAAGAAAGCATGTCAAGTAAAACAAATTCAATTCAGAGGACGAGCATATTTTGGCTTTTCTGGTGGCCCTATACTTAATTCAAAAAATGAAGTAATTGGATTTATCTCAAGTGGCTTGCTGGATGATGCAAATACTGTGATTTTTGGATATCCAGTGCCTGAATTTTAA
- the lexA gene encoding repressor LexA, which produces MIEFLSNNDKRVYSLIRSRLIHGLESPKLREINEILGRTSPRSAVLALMRLEEAGLIRRMEGNKIHLTTISLQSDLSISTVKVPLVGSITAGNPILAEQDITAYIPITTAIAKPGNKYFLLRVIGDSMNEAIVKGEKIEEGCLLLVQQQSTAENGQIIVALINEEATVKVFERKNQLVFLKPRSTNPIHKPIVLSENCLIQGVIVAVLPADLY; this is translated from the coding sequence ATGATTGAATTTTTAAGTAATAATGACAAAAGAGTTTATTCCTTGATTCGGAGCCGATTAATACATGGCTTAGAAAGCCCTAAATTAAGGGAAATAAACGAAATTTTAGGGAGAACATCTCCAAGGTCTGCTGTTTTAGCATTGATGCGGTTGGAAGAGGCAGGCTTAATCAGAAGAATGGAGGGTAATAAGATTCATTTGACTACCATATCCTTACAATCGGACTTATCAATCTCTACAGTAAAAGTACCACTTGTTGGTTCAATTACCGCCGGCAACCCAATCCTTGCAGAACAGGATATCACAGCTTATATTCCAATCACTACAGCAATTGCTAAACCTGGAAATAAGTATTTTTTATTACGAGTTATTGGAGATTCAATGAATGAAGCAATTGTGAAAGGTGAAAAAATTGAGGAAGGATGCTTATTGCTTGTTCAACAACAATCAACCGCAGAAAACGGTCAAATAATAGTTGCTTTAATAAATGAGGAAGCAACCGTTAAAGTATTTGAAAGAAAAAATCAACTTGTATTTCTGAAGCCCAGATCAACTAATCCAATTCACAAGCCAATTGTATTATCAGAAAATTGTTTAATTCAGGGAGTTATAGTCGCTGTACTCCCAGCAGATCTTTATTAA
- a CDS encoding metallophosphoesterase, producing MPNPIYIVQITDLHLGKSDVNFTEIKQNILTHIRNFIEWKSISAIDMVVTTGDLMDKNGSNKSHNLAIDLLENIRDQFFKDNTKLFCTPGNHDLYDDFVKSLLEVNKLKEDYLKSKIDAITFSEIVDESKEKLIEAYKFYLEFMQAIKANNYKGHENIESLTGCEQIGIGQNYNILLSWINSSWLCMRDETWNESCKLELKFKYNNFDHERISIGNKLMDPICEKLNLADNNNIILTIAISHHDPKLLCYEDKTNYFHKLLGHNIVLNGHTHNSLFDVPFLTTGDDFISIIEVNLNQKCNIHYKLNLKGDDIFNIEKIIKNRKLTIFNNKYEDFILKLRSHYQINDLLSDIQWNKNELVEFAQELRIKYEKPKLNIPEILDYDLEQRSKI from the coding sequence TTGCCCAATCCAATTTATATAGTCCAAATAACTGATTTACATCTGGGTAAATCTGATGTCAATTTTACAGAAATAAAGCAAAATATATTAACCCATATTAGAAATTTTATTGAATGGAAATCAATAAGTGCCATAGATATGGTAGTCACTACTGGCGACCTAATGGATAAAAATGGCTCCAATAAAAGTCATAATTTAGCAATAGATTTACTTGAAAACATACGAGATCAATTTTTCAAGGATAATACAAAGCTATTTTGTACACCGGGTAATCATGATTTATATGATGATTTTGTAAAGTCCTTATTAGAAGTAAACAAATTAAAAGAAGATTATCTTAAAAGTAAAATAGATGCAATAACCTTTTCTGAAATAGTTGATGAATCAAAAGAAAAATTAATCGAAGCTTATAAGTTCTATCTTGAATTTATGCAAGCTATAAAAGCTAATAATTACAAAGGTCATGAAAATATTGAATCACTTACTGGTTGTGAGCAAATAGGTATTGGTCAAAATTACAATATACTTTTGAGTTGGATAAATTCAAGTTGGTTATGTATGAGAGATGAAACATGGAATGAGTCTTGTAAATTGGAATTAAAATTTAAGTATAATAATTTTGATCATGAAAGAATTTCCATAGGAAATAAATTGATGGATCCAATTTGTGAAAAATTAAACTTAGCTGATAATAATAATATAATCTTAACAATTGCAATTTCTCATCACGATCCTAAATTACTCTGTTATGAAGATAAAACAAATTACTTTCATAAACTATTAGGACACAATATTGTATTAAATGGTCATACTCATAATTCGTTGTTTGATGTTCCTTTTTTAACTACAGGGGATGATTTCATTTCTATAATTGAAGTTAACTTAAATCAAAAATGTAATATACATTATAAGTTAAATTTAAAAGGTGATGATATTTTTAACATCGAAAAAATAATAAAAAATAGAAAATTGACTATTTTCAATAATAAATACGAAGATTTTATTTTAAAATTAAGATCTCATTATCAAATTAATGATTTATTGAGTGATATTCAATGGAATAAAAATGAATTAGTAGAATTTGCCCAAGAGCTCCGTATTAAATATGAAAAACCTAAATTAAACATTCCAGAGATTTTAGATTATGATTTAGAACAGAGGTCAAAAATTTAA
- a CDS encoding YegP family protein, protein MELPRYEKFRSSKNNEYYFRLRSKGNGEIILASEGYSTSQARDNGINSVRINSPFEEQYERKQNNDSYTFVLKAKNGEPIGRSESYTSSQARENGIDAVKRDAPGAIAVEV, encoded by the coding sequence ATGGAATTACCAAGGTATGAAAAATTTAGAAGTTCAAAAAATAATGAATACTATTTTAGACTTCGATCAAAAGGAAATGGAGAAATCATTTTAGCAAGTGAAGGCTATTCTACCAGTCAAGCTAGAGATAATGGTATTAATTCAGTGAGAATAAATTCGCCATTTGAGGAACAGTATGAAAGAAAGCAGAATAATGACAGCTATACTTTTGTGCTTAAAGCAAAAAATGGGGAACCAATAGGAAGAAGTGAAAGTTATACTTCAAGCCAAGCAAGAGAAAATGGCATTGATGCAGTTAAAAGAGATGCTCCTGGTGCAATTGCAGTAGAGGTATAA
- a CDS encoding replication protein: MLGYKQTTHVPNEVFDKWLAILTESEIKILLVIIRQTYGWIDRYTGRRKLRDRITRTQFMKKAGLSARIVSKTLNSLLKRGLIYISDENHKLLVDPSERKGKYILLYSINPGNLMTETREQC, encoded by the coding sequence ATGTTGGGATATAAACAAACAACCCATGTGCCAAATGAGGTATTTGATAAGTGGTTAGCAATATTAACAGAGTCAGAGATAAAAATATTACTAGTAATTATCAGACAAACCTATGGTTGGATTGATAGATATACAGGAAGAAGAAAACTACGAGATAGGATCACTAGAACTCAGTTTATGAAGAAAGCTGGATTATCAGCTAGGATAGTGTCTAAAACGCTCAATTCTCTCCTAAAACGAGGTTTAATTTATATTAGTGATGAGAACCACAAATTACTAGTTGATCCATCAGAAAGGAAAGGTAAATACATCCTACTCTATTCCATAAATCCAGGGAACTTAATGACTGAAACTAGGGAACAATGTTAA
- a CDS encoding response regulator transcription factor yields the protein MSNINIMEILPSPIKIAIADDHKILRNGLISSLSKFSDLRIDIEASDGDELLAKMNIHPVDVILLDIKMPKMDGLEVVKHIRKTDEKIIIIILTMHDDDGFIIKLINAKANAYLVKNSDPEEIRMAIYSCISNGYYYNDLVKEVLARNVARKNNNLSSKTNARFLFDERELEVLQLICREKTSAEIGKLIFLSTRTIDGIRAKLMEKTNTKNIAGLVIYCFRNNLFNE from the coding sequence TTGAGTAATATAAATATAATGGAAATATTGCCTAGTCCAATTAAAATTGCTATTGCAGATGATCACAAAATTCTAAGAAATGGTTTGATATCAAGTCTGTCAAAATTTTCTGATTTAAGAATTGATATTGAGGCTAGTGATGGTGATGAACTGTTAGCTAAAATGAATATCCATCCAGTAGATGTTATACTATTGGATATTAAAATGCCTAAAATGGATGGGTTAGAAGTCGTAAAACATATCCGCAAAACAGATGAGAAAATTATTATAATTATTTTAACGATGCATGACGATGATGGCTTCATCATTAAACTTATAAATGCAAAAGCAAATGCATACTTAGTAAAAAACTCAGATCCTGAGGAAATTCGAATGGCTATATATTCATGCATCTCCAACGGATATTATTATAATGATTTAGTAAAAGAAGTGTTGGCAAGGAATGTCGCTAGAAAGAATAATAACCTTTCCAGTAAAACAAATGCAAGATTTCTTTTTGACGAAAGAGAATTGGAAGTACTGCAGTTGATATGTAGAGAGAAAACATCCGCAGAAATCGGGAAACTTATATTCTTGAGTACTCGTACAATTGATGGAATTAGGGCAAAATTAATGGAGAAAACTAATACAAAAAATATTGCCGGTTTAGTTATATATTGCTTTAGGAATAATTTATTTAATGAATAA
- a CDS encoding helix-turn-helix transcriptional regulator, translating to MYRKKSPLTQSDMGFLIGLKEISNISRYEKGQRQPTIEFLLNYHHIFELSIESFYEPKSELIKGQLTERIQMLILEIKKSNNTLKNTPRIKFLEHIIIRLTNYINQ from the coding sequence ATGTATCGTAAAAAGTCGCCATTAACTCAGAGCGATATGGGTTTTCTAATTGGCCTTAAAGAAATCTCAAATATTTCCAGATATGAAAAAGGTCAAAGACAACCAACGATTGAATTCCTTCTGAATTACCATCACATATTTGAATTATCGATAGAATCATTCTATGAACCAAAATCAGAATTGATTAAAGGACAACTCACTGAAAGGATACAAATGCTCATATTGGAGATAAAAAAAAGCAATAACACATTAAAGAATACCCCTAGAATTAAATTTCTTGAACATATTATTATTAGACTAACTAATTATATAAATCAATGA
- a CDS encoding replication protein produces MLGYKQTTHVPNEVFDKWLAILTESEIKILLVIIRQTYGWIDRYTGRRKLRDRITRTQFMKKAGLSARIVSKTLNSLLKRGLIYISDENHKLLVDPSERKGKYILLYSINPGNLMTETREQCYPRLGNGSAYNKTNIKLKETKY; encoded by the coding sequence ATGTTGGGATATAAACAAACAACCCATGTGCCAAATGAGGTATTTGATAAGTGGTTAGCAATATTAACAGAGTCAGAGATAAAAATATTACTAGTAATTATCAGACAAACCTATGGTTGGATTGATAGATATACAGGAAGAAGAAAACTACGAGATAGGATCACTAGAACTCAGTTTATGAAGAAAGCTGGATTATCAGCTAGGATAGTGTCTAAAACGCTCAATTCTCTCCTAAAACGAGGTTTAATTTATATTAGTGATGAGAACCACAAATTACTAGTTGATCCATCAGAAAGGAAAGGTAAATACATCCTACTCTATTCCATAAATCCAGGGAACTTAATGACTGAAACTAGGGAACAATGTTATCCAAGATTAGGGAACGGAAGTGCCTATAACAAAACTAATATTAAACTAAAAGAAACTAAGTATTGA
- a CDS encoding undecaprenyl diphosphate synthase family protein, with the protein MNNSLRHLGIIPDGNRRWASQNQLSNFDAYLRSFNNIIDIIEYSFKTYSELTEISIYLLSFDNLNRSKKEIDDFLSIGIMFFESVFMTLFHKVDFQIRWIGLSNLETYLTKKGIEEKLKKFVSLLNDVEYKTKNNQNKLNLLIGYDPIIELKNSILDGVFDENNLTINTKLDLIIRTGGNTRLSGFLPLQSRYADFIIIDIHFPEFTIQYLNQIIINYKAKKLNFGI; encoded by the coding sequence ATGAATAATTCACTTAGACATTTAGGTATCATACCCGATGGAAACAGAAGGTGGGCTTCGCAAAATCAACTTTCAAATTTTGATGCTTATTTAAGGAGTTTTAACAATATAATCGATATTATTGAATATTCATTTAAAACGTATTCGGAACTAACTGAAATTTCAATATATCTATTAAGCTTTGACAATCTTAATAGATCAAAGAAAGAAATTGACGATTTCTTATCAATTGGAATTATGTTTTTTGAATCTGTATTTATGACCCTCTTTCATAAAGTGGATTTTCAAATTAGATGGATAGGATTGTCGAATTTGGAAACTTATTTAACAAAAAAAGGAATCGAAGAAAAATTGAAAAAATTTGTAAGCTTGCTCAATGATGTTGAATATAAAACAAAAAATAATCAAAATAAATTGAATTTATTAATTGGATATGATCCCATTATAGAGCTTAAAAATTCTATTTTGGATGGTGTATTCGATGAAAACAACTTAACGATCAACACAAAATTAGATTTGATTATTCGTACAGGTGGAAATACAAGATTAAGTGGTTTTCTACCTTTGCAATCACGTTATGCAGATTTTATTATTATTGATATTCATTTTCCAGAATTCACCATTCAATATCTAAATCAAATTATAATTAACTATAAAGCCAAAAAATTAAATTTTGGAATTTGA
- a CDS encoding DEAD/DEAH box helicase family protein: MSYFKEHYHEFRYPIKVDESTPGFRNAQLGAIHSAAGHLSNRKDPGIITMPTGSGKTAVLIASAFIMQAKRVLIITPSRLVREQIVEEVSKLITLKEAQAIPADIPNPKVKSIQKRISSLEEWETLREFDVVVATIQSISPEYHTIPEPPTDLFDLVLIDEAHHSPARTWQRVLDHFKSSKRLLFTATPFRQDQKEIKGKFIYTYSLDQAYTDGIFGQFSFQAVVPFEGEGHDEAIARATEQKFLSDKRAGYNHRIMVRTDGVPRAKELLELYKRITNLKLDLITGNNTLASVKKKIELLKNGGLDGIVCVNMAGEGFNFPSLKIAAIHAPHKSLNVTLQFVGRFARTAGANLGPATFLAIPSDVKIEEERLYDSRAIWQVMIHNLAALRMNQEIETREALQSFTVIDAVPDLSDLSLYTLEPYYHVKIYQLQGDINIEEEIKFPSRFQMVYHGVSLPLNTAIYITREISLPRWTDDNRLSNLESDLFIFYFDRTSKLFFVCASRKSAGIYEELMDSFTHANPRVLPLVRLNKALNDLTATEFFNVGMRNRVASNTSESYRIIAGSSADKSVLRSDSRLYHRGHAFGKALDRGEQVTIGLSSASKIWSNKSSKLPELIEWCKRLAVKIISNRTPITNSGLDNLSPGEELTELPQNIISADWPKSIYLNPPMAVISDAEGNPLRVPLIYFNLSVDESASTPNATMCVITFNSLNYRFTFSLETNHFFELASENEPEIKVEHGRTVISLIEYINHEMLVFHTNDLALIDGISIFRAPPDSFSPLNTEIIEVTDWIAQNVDTRCEFGDAREGMISIHSYIGSLLESSDADIAYYDHSTGEIADYISFKNRDGRILISFYHCKKSPSANPGHDIRSMSELTTQIVKSVIWTSKQRILDNIRRRYTQRIGAHTFVKGNLEELESLLTGATAASIDFEFIAVQPGLKKDGLTAELSNMLAAGSDYLKRGGYLGVRILSS; encoded by the coding sequence ATGAGTTATTTTAAAGAACATTATCATGAATTTCGCTACCCTATTAAAGTTGATGAAAGCACACCAGGTTTTCGAAACGCTCAATTAGGTGCGATCCATTCAGCTGCTGGTCATTTATCTAATCGTAAAGATCCTGGAATAATAACTATGCCAACTGGATCAGGTAAAACAGCAGTTCTGATTGCTTCAGCATTTATCATGCAAGCTAAAAGGGTTTTAATTATTACTCCAAGTCGACTTGTAAGAGAACAAATTGTTGAGGAGGTTAGCAAACTAATAACTTTAAAAGAAGCGCAAGCGATACCAGCCGATATTCCAAATCCAAAAGTAAAAAGTATACAGAAAAGGATATCCTCTTTAGAGGAATGGGAGACTTTGCGAGAATTTGATGTAGTAGTTGCAACAATACAAAGTATAAGTCCAGAATATCATACTATACCAGAACCACCCACTGATCTCTTTGACCTTGTATTAATAGATGAAGCACATCATAGTCCTGCACGAACCTGGCAAAGAGTATTAGATCATTTTAAATCATCTAAACGTCTTCTATTTACGGCAACTCCATTTCGACAAGACCAAAAGGAAATCAAAGGAAAGTTTATCTATACTTATTCTCTTGATCAAGCATATACGGATGGAATATTCGGACAATTTTCCTTTCAGGCAGTAGTTCCCTTTGAAGGTGAAGGCCATGATGAAGCAATTGCTCGTGCTACGGAACAAAAGTTTTTATCTGACAAACGAGCTGGGTATAATCACCGTATAATGGTTAGAACTGATGGTGTCCCTCGAGCAAAGGAATTATTAGAACTCTATAAACGAATAACGAATCTAAAGCTTGATCTAATTACAGGTAACAATACACTTGCCTCAGTTAAAAAGAAAATTGAACTTCTTAAAAACGGTGGTCTTGATGGTATAGTTTGCGTTAATATGGCTGGCGAAGGATTTAATTTTCCCAGTCTTAAGATTGCTGCAATTCATGCTCCTCATAAATCTTTAAATGTTACACTACAATTTGTTGGTCGATTCGCTCGAACTGCTGGTGCTAATCTTGGTCCCGCAACTTTTTTGGCGATTCCATCAGATGTCAAAATAGAAGAAGAACGACTCTATGATTCAAGAGCAATTTGGCAAGTAATGATTCATAATTTAGCAGCACTTAGAATGAACCAGGAGATTGAAACACGTGAAGCTCTTCAATCATTTACAGTAATTGATGCCGTTCCTGATCTTTCAGACTTATCGCTCTATACACTAGAACCATATTATCACGTAAAAATTTATCAGCTTCAAGGAGATATTAATATTGAGGAAGAAATCAAATTTCCTTCTCGCTTTCAAATGGTATATCATGGCGTAAGTTTACCGCTTAATACAGCCATCTATATAACAAGAGAAATAAGTCTTCCACGGTGGACAGACGACAACAGACTTTCAAATCTTGAGTCTGACTTATTTATTTTTTATTTTGATCGGACGTCAAAACTTTTCTTTGTTTGTGCATCTCGTAAAAGCGCTGGCATATATGAAGAATTAATGGATTCATTCACACATGCAAATCCGCGTGTTCTGCCACTTGTGAGATTGAATAAAGCTTTGAATGATTTAACAGCAACCGAGTTTTTTAATGTAGGAATGAGAAATCGTGTCGCTTCTAATACATCTGAATCCTATAGAATTATTGCTGGTTCAAGTGCTGACAAATCGGTCTTAAGAAGCGATAGCAGGCTCTACCATCGCGGTCATGCTTTTGGCAAAGCACTCGATCGCGGAGAACAAGTAACTATTGGATTAAGTAGTGCTTCTAAAATATGGAGTAATAAAAGTTCAAAACTTCCAGAATTAATTGAATGGTGTAAAAGACTTGCAGTAAAAATTATTAGTAATCGTACTCCGATAACAAATTCAGGATTAGATAATCTTAGTCCGGGTGAAGAATTAACAGAACTTCCACAAAACATTATTTCTGCGGATTGGCCTAAATCTATATATTTAAACCCTCCAATGGCAGTTATATCTGATGCTGAAGGAAATCCACTTAGAGTACCCCTTATTTATTTTAACCTTTCAGTTGATGAAAGCGCTTCTACCCCGAATGCAACTATGTGTGTAATTACTTTTAATTCTTTGAACTATAGATTTACATTTTCACTTGAAACAAATCATTTTTTTGAATTAGCATCTGAAAATGAGCCAGAAATAAAAGTGGAGCATGGTCGAACGGTGATATCATTAATTGAATATATTAATCACGAAATGCTTGTATTTCACACAAATGATTTAGCATTAATTGATGGGATTAGTATTTTTAGAGCACCACCTGATTCTTTCTCGCCTTTGAATACCGAAATTATTGAAGTCACAGATTGGATTGCACAAAATGTAGACACTAGGTGTGAATTTGGTGATGCCCGTGAAGGAATGATTTCAATTCATAGTTATATTGGTTCTTTATTAGAATCTTCTGACGCAGATATTGCATATTACGATCATTCAACAGGTGAAATCGCGGATTACATTTCATTTAAAAACAGAGATGGCCGAATACTTATTAGTTTTTATCATTGCAAGAAATCTCCTTCAGCAAATCCAGGGCATGATATAAGATCTATGAGTGAACTTACTACTCAAATCGTTAAATCTGTTATTTGGACTTCAAAACAGAGAATCTTAGATAATATTCGTCGAAGGTATACCCAACGTATAGGCGCACATACCTTTGTAAAAGGAAATTTAGAAGAGCTTGAATCTTTGTTAACTGGAGCAACAGCTGCATCAATTGATTTTGAGTTCATAGCAGTTCAACCAGGTTTAAAAAAAGATGGTCTTACTGCAGAATTATCTAATATGTTGGCAGCTGGAAGTGACTATCTTAAAAGAGGAGGTTATTTGGGAGTGAGAATTTTATCTTCTTAA
- a CDS encoding T9SS type A sorting domain-containing protein, translating into MKIYLLLLTHFGFTILQAQNTWPSPSVKFNIKPKWEITFRDSLSQIDGYHSKYGYETGKMYIFNDYVFTQDIDLTFDYYGGGIQKINIKSGEVIWTSIFNRYSTERQESLQNYYFSNTGDLEITGLRVIKPFNPNFPNWISFSGTNCNIFKRTISNISGGLLTFYHGIDTTISFAKINPPSGVGTVYKLNSIKNQLIFIKKYSPIGKGRLYFYKVNDQLELDLDPFDSLSINSSIDADRIHNNWTEINQIDSNLFIATLSHIAKDESAFPAKVELVYFNIDNNYKISITNRVDITNHYKFPRYFDYTKTRIINGSIFIYDQYSVNNEAYGWMAWFDKNGKEIMHIENPNIDSHNYYNFHNFIVESDTSLLILASPSKHLTNSSDDLIRITKSSYYSEIGTLNWDPEFAIRNIEYSIKDSILLIAGILCKNSCLDRWSKYLAFNISDLRYKVATNVVKNNFGFELYPNPATNSLEIKSKVKFDEINIVNLAGTILHHSTSRANFIDINKIPNGLYICELKFKGITIGRQKFNKII; encoded by the coding sequence ATGAAAATTTATTTACTATTACTAACTCATTTTGGTTTTACAATTCTACAAGCACAGAACACATGGCCATCACCAAGTGTAAAATTCAATATAAAACCCAAATGGGAAATTACATTTAGAGACAGTCTTAGTCAAATTGATGGATATCATAGTAAATATGGATATGAGACTGGCAAAATGTATATTTTTAATGATTATGTTTTCACTCAAGACATTGATTTAACTTTTGATTATTATGGAGGAGGAATTCAAAAAATTAATATTAAATCTGGAGAGGTAATTTGGACTTCTATATTTAATAGATATTCTACTGAAAGACAAGAATCATTGCAAAATTATTACTTTAGTAATACTGGAGATCTAGAAATTACTGGTTTAAGAGTAATTAAACCATTTAATCCTAATTTTCCAAATTGGATTAGTTTTAGTGGAACAAATTGCAATATTTTTAAACGAACAATAAGTAACATTTCTGGAGGACTATTGACTTTTTACCATGGTATTGACACAACTATTAGTTTTGCTAAGATCAACCCACCAAGTGGGGTAGGTACTGTTTATAAATTAAATAGTATAAAAAATCAATTAATTTTTATTAAAAAGTATTCACCAATTGGTAAAGGAAGACTTTACTTTTATAAAGTAAATGACCAATTAGAATTGGACTTAGATCCATTCGATAGTTTAAGTATTAATTCATCAATTGATGCTGACAGAATTCATAATAATTGGACTGAAATTAATCAAATTGATTCAAATCTCTTTATTGCAACATTAAGTCATATTGCTAAAGATGAAAGCGCCTTTCCAGCCAAAGTTGAATTGGTATATTTTAATATAGATAATAATTATAAAATATCAATAACAAATAGAGTTGATATAACAAATCACTATAAATTTCCAAGATACTTTGATTATACAAAAACAAGAATTATAAATGGTTCAATTTTCATTTATGATCAATACAGTGTTAATAATGAGGCTTATGGTTGGATGGCTTGGTTTGATAAAAACGGAAAAGAAATTATGCATATTGAAAATCCAAATATAGATTCTCATAATTACTATAATTTTCATAATTTTATCGTTGAATCTGATACTAGTTTATTAATATTAGCATCGCCTTCTAAACATTTAACAAATAGTTCAGATGACCTTATTAGAATAACAAAATCTTCCTATTATAGTGAAATTGGCACTCTTAACTGGGATCCTGAATTTGCAATCAGAAACATTGAATATTCAATTAAAGACAGTATCCTACTTATTGCTGGAATTCTTTGTAAAAATAGTTGTTTGGACAGATGGTCAAAATACCTCGCTTTCAATATTTCAGATTTAAGATATAAAGTAGCAACAAATGTCGTTAAAAATAATTTCGGGTTCGAACTTTACCCTAACCCAGCAACAAATTCCTTAGAAATTAAATCCAAAGTTAAATTTGATGAGATAAATATTGTAAATTTAGCAGGAACAATATTGCATCATTCTACTTCTAGAGCTAATTTTATTGACATTAATAAAATTCCTAATGGACTGTATATTTGTGAGCTAAAATTCAAAGGGATAACTATTGGCCGTCAAAAGTTTAACAAAATTATTTGA
- a CDS encoding type II toxin-antitoxin system PemK/MazF family toxin: MKDFDSWNIEKKNLENIGHATLSFHEREIWWCSIGINLGDEQDGKNELFERPVLIIKKFNNKICWVLPMTTKQKDGIYYHQLEHDGKIFSVILSQIRLVSVKRFRRFVRKISPHQFEKIQDKLASFIKKVA; the protein is encoded by the coding sequence ATGAAGGATTTCGATTCTTGGAACATAGAAAAGAAAAATTTAGAAAATATTGGTCATGCAACTCTTTCATTTCACGAACGAGAAATTTGGTGGTGCTCAATTGGTATCAATTTAGGCGATGAACAAGATGGAAAGAATGAATTATTTGAACGACCAGTGTTAATTATAAAAAAGTTTAACAACAAAATATGCTGGGTTTTGCCAATGACAACTAAGCAAAAAGATGGAATTTATTACCATCAATTGGAACATGACGGCAAGATATTCTCAGTTATTCTCTCTCAAATACGCTTAGTAAGTGTCAAACGGTTCCGACGGTTTGTACGAAAGATTTCACCGCATCAATTTGAAAAGATCCAAGATAAACTTGCGAGTTTTATAAAGAAAGTAGCCTAG